From one Thalassoroseus pseudoceratinae genomic stretch:
- a CDS encoding DUF4838 domain-containing protein: MPCSLIVTLLICFAMNLSTTLASDSLLVENGQPRAQIVIAENPTRTQRLAAVELQRYLEKISGARLPIGHQHGKLPITIYVGQSPGTEKLGVTTEGLTDGAYRIVSGDDWLVLIGDDSNFTPIEPWPRGHRDNRSGKMQTEWDRITGRHWGYMHNQLHKHYSGPNSLFGTPNEPIADDAGNVHVWNFDERGSFNAVCGFLRDLGVRWYMPGEIGEVVPRQDTIRLPNVDRTVRPDFPMRILNFRPGVYGRDVMMWGFRLGVRRPYGRQAAHGLHGMTDNPWTLENRPEWFALYGGKRHTDPNLKNNQLCYSNEELFREAVDFARVQLDHFDMDVVSIMPPDGYTAMCQCEKCAGKESPDLGERGRLSNYVWDFVNRVAKEVGKTHPDKKISNCAYGVYTEPPSNIEKLEPNVQVIIVGGRRPLSDDRADLRRLRSEWQKKTDNPVEIFENYPFTGRGFYLPAYFPRLLGESINETKGQSRGEDIWLTMDFSDDAVGYNHFLVYFTARMYWGGKDQDAAAMFDEYTQKFYGPAAPQMAKFFEYCETHWREMDKNEELANQALQRFAEAQAHVPPKSIFARRIQLIDNYLNGLRNKAKQLAQKRGPVPTLRIVSGAEQRGTIVVDGKLDDGPWTKIPTASIGRLSELQTGRQPTFGTRFMAEWLGNNLYLAIRCDDKAGEALNIATTKNGDPAIWYGDAVEIELATESHSYYQLAINPAGALVDLDRGAPKNQWFNWSSGAEVATHIADDHWTVEVRIPITQDANDPLHQVVGHKPTQSLPWYLNVCRQRIRDGASEFSAYSPTATAGFHVPMKFAHLFAGRSYKFPADPSVSDFVIASRAAEKLTRSRKWQAALDAYITLADSPKLTDLQKSSALQHASACACQLEDFDRANTLAEQIPIASVRKTTQMQTLGAARRWTDIATNFGDEDFSQWPFWQIAEGAFARGKSYFFLQQGERANHDLQLALAYEPAPSTQLAIRTMLAQNFESRLEDSDAALKLYLANLDGKQRIGGADEFRSLQRAAAILSERERYDEALSLFGVVSFEKLNGFWLHEMKLTRADTLAASGRNDEARELYRQVSIAKSATKTQRQRADMELGSCER; this comes from the coding sequence ATGCCGTGCTCTTTGATCGTGACGCTACTGATCTGTTTCGCGATGAACCTTTCGACAACGCTGGCTTCGGATTCGTTGCTAGTCGAGAATGGCCAACCGCGTGCGCAAATCGTCATTGCCGAGAATCCCACCCGCACGCAGCGATTAGCGGCGGTCGAATTGCAACGTTACCTCGAAAAGATCAGCGGCGCCCGATTGCCGATTGGTCATCAGCACGGGAAGTTGCCGATCACGATCTACGTGGGGCAAAGTCCGGGCACAGAGAAGTTGGGCGTGACCACCGAGGGATTGACCGATGGAGCCTATCGGATTGTCTCGGGAGATGATTGGCTGGTGCTCATCGGTGACGATTCGAATTTTACGCCGATCGAACCGTGGCCACGGGGGCATCGAGACAACCGAAGTGGAAAGATGCAAACCGAATGGGATCGCATCACCGGTCGTCACTGGGGCTACATGCACAACCAACTTCATAAGCATTATTCGGGACCCAACTCGCTTTTCGGCACGCCGAACGAACCGATTGCCGACGATGCGGGAAACGTGCACGTGTGGAACTTCGACGAACGCGGGTCGTTCAACGCGGTCTGTGGGTTTCTGCGAGATTTGGGGGTGCGGTGGTATATGCCGGGCGAAATTGGTGAAGTGGTCCCACGACAAGACACGATCCGTTTGCCGAACGTCGATCGAACGGTGCGTCCAGATTTTCCCATGCGGATTCTCAACTTTCGTCCGGGTGTGTATGGACGGGATGTAATGATGTGGGGCTTTCGGCTCGGGGTGCGTCGTCCCTACGGACGCCAAGCCGCACACGGGCTGCATGGCATGACCGACAATCCGTGGACGCTCGAGAACCGTCCCGAATGGTTCGCACTTTACGGCGGGAAGCGTCACACCGATCCGAATCTCAAGAACAATCAACTCTGCTATTCCAATGAGGAATTGTTTCGGGAAGCGGTCGATTTTGCGCGGGTGCAACTCGACCACTTTGACATGGATGTCGTTTCGATCATGCCGCCCGATGGCTACACCGCGATGTGTCAGTGCGAGAAGTGTGCGGGCAAGGAATCGCCCGATTTAGGAGAACGCGGACGGCTTTCGAATTACGTTTGGGACTTTGTAAACCGAGTCGCCAAAGAAGTGGGCAAGACCCATCCCGACAAGAAAATCTCGAACTGTGCCTACGGCGTATATACGGAACCGCCTTCGAACATCGAAAAGTTAGAACCGAACGTGCAGGTCATCATTGTCGGCGGTCGCCGTCCGTTATCGGATGACCGAGCCGATCTGCGTCGATTGCGGTCCGAGTGGCAGAAGAAAACCGACAACCCCGTGGAAATCTTCGAGAACTATCCTTTCACCGGTCGAGGCTTCTACCTGCCCGCGTATTTTCCTCGGTTGCTAGGCGAGAGCATCAACGAAACAAAAGGGCAATCACGGGGCGAGGACATTTGGCTGACGATGGACTTCTCCGACGATGCGGTGGGCTACAACCATTTCCTGGTCTACTTCACAGCCCGAATGTATTGGGGCGGAAAAGATCAGGATGCGGCGGCAATGTTCGACGAGTACACGCAGAAATTCTATGGCCCAGCGGCACCGCAGATGGCGAAGTTCTTCGAGTATTGTGAAACGCATTGGCGCGAGATGGACAAGAACGAAGAACTCGCCAACCAAGCTCTGCAACGATTCGCCGAAGCCCAGGCCCATGTTCCGCCGAAGTCGATTTTCGCGCGGCGAATTCAGCTGATCGACAATTACTTGAACGGTTTGCGAAACAAGGCGAAACAGTTGGCTCAGAAACGCGGGCCCGTGCCGACACTGCGAATCGTCAGTGGTGCGGAACAACGGGGGACCATCGTCGTCGATGGCAAACTCGATGACGGCCCGTGGACGAAGATTCCAACGGCGTCCATCGGCCGACTTTCGGAGTTGCAGACCGGTCGACAACCGACTTTCGGAACGCGGTTCATGGCGGAGTGGCTCGGGAACAATTTGTATTTGGCGATCCGATGTGACGACAAAGCCGGAGAGGCGTTGAACATTGCCACCACGAAGAACGGCGACCCCGCGATTTGGTACGGCGATGCGGTCGAGATTGAGTTGGCCACGGAATCGCACAGCTACTATCAACTTGCGATTAATCCCGCTGGTGCGTTGGTGGACCTGGATCGCGGTGCCCCGAAAAACCAGTGGTTCAATTGGTCGTCCGGTGCGGAAGTTGCGACCCACATCGCAGACGATCACTGGACCGTCGAGGTTCGCATTCCCATCACGCAAGACGCGAACGATCCGTTGCATCAGGTGGTCGGACACAAGCCAACGCAGAGTCTGCCTTGGTATCTCAACGTTTGTCGGCAACGCATTCGCGATGGTGCGTCGGAGTTCTCCGCGTATTCACCGACTGCGACGGCCGGTTTTCACGTACCGATGAAATTCGCTCATCTTTTCGCGGGGCGTTCATACAAGTTTCCGGCGGATCCCTCGGTGAGCGATTTTGTGATCGCCAGTCGAGCAGCGGAAAAACTGACACGCAGTCGAAAATGGCAAGCCGCACTCGACGCCTATATCACGCTGGCCGATTCCCCAAAACTGACCGATCTTCAAAAGTCGTCCGCTCTCCAACATGCGTCTGCATGTGCCTGTCAGCTCGAAGATTTTGACCGGGCGAACACGCTTGCTGAGCAAATCCCCATTGCCAGCGTCAGGAAAACAACGCAGATGCAAACCCTGGGAGCGGCACGTCGGTGGACGGACATTGCCACGAATTTCGGAGATGAAGATTTCAGCCAATGGCCGTTTTGGCAAATTGCCGAGGGGGCATTCGCCCGTGGCAAAAGTTACTTCTTTCTCCAACAAGGCGAGCGAGCCAACCACGATTTGCAACTAGCATTGGCCTACGAACCCGCCCCGTCAACACAACTCGCCATCCGCACGATGCTCGCACAGAACTTCGAGTCGCGTCTTGAGGACAGCGACGCCGCGTTGAAATTGTATTTGGCGAATCTCGACGGAAAGCAGCGAATCGGTGGTGCGGACGAGTTTCGATCCCTGCAACGAGCCGCCGCGATTCTCTCCGAACGGGAGCGTTACGACGAAGCGTTGTCGTTGTTCGGAGTCGTTTCGTTCGAGAAGCTCAACGGTTTCTGGCTGCACGAAATGAAACTCACCCGAGCCGACACGCTTGCAGCATCTGGACGCAATGACGAGGCCCGCGAACTCTACCGCCAAGTTTCTATAGCGAAATCCGCCACAAAAACGCAACGCCAACGGGCCGACATGGAACTGGGAAGTTGTGAACGTTGA
- a CDS encoding rhodanese-like domain-containing protein, with protein sequence MRRIALIIVMTATIGCANDPPPVDTASESEQTPSPAVAESATDASDEVVVIDVRSESEWDSGHVEQAVHIPHTEIADRISEVTTDKDAKIVLYCAVGGRAGKAKSALEELGYTNVENGGGYDDVKDRF encoded by the coding sequence ATGAGACGAATTGCCCTCATCATTGTGATGACCGCCACCATTGGTTGTGCGAACGATCCGCCTCCCGTTGACACCGCATCGGAGAGCGAACAAACGCCTTCACCCGCTGTCGCTGAGTCTGCAACAGACGCCTCCGACGAAGTCGTTGTGATTGATGTTCGGAGCGAGTCGGAATGGGACTCGGGTCACGTCGAGCAAGCGGTGCACATTCCCCATACTGAGATTGCAGATCGAATCTCGGAAGTCACAACCGATAAAGACGCCAAAATCGTTCTATATTGTGCCGTCGGCGGACGAGCCGGAAAAGCCAAGTCCGCGTTAGAAGAACTCGGCTACACCAACGTCGAAAACGGTGGTGGATACGACGACGTTAAAGACCGCTTCTAG
- a CDS encoding sulfatase-like hydrolase/transferase, translating into MRLGREHHLGFHQRHVMLLLIAATLIVWNRPASSSVAAEKNQRPNIVLIMADDMGYECVGANGSKFYSTPNLDRLAAEGMRFEHCYSQPICTPSRVQIMTGRYNSRNYVRFGLLHPNEITFANVLKDAGYKTCIAGKWQLEGGFKGPNKFGFDEYCLWQLTRRPCRYPNPGVEVNGKTLDYTDGEYGPDIVSDYLVDFIQRHKDETFLAYYPMILPHWPFQPTPDSDDWDPTETKEWPRKKWNRKHFKDMVAYTDKMVGKIDQALKTAGVRENTLLIFTCDNGTYEMIKSPFQGRDYKGGKGTTPNAGTHVPMIASWPGTIQPGTVSQDLIDFSDLLPTLAEAAGASSKIPQDRTIDGRSFLPQLKGNEGNPRDWVFCWYERNGKREGNNVKRYARNQTYKLYHDGRFYNVPADELEKRNLKPGEIDTETKAVRQELRAVLDKLVAEESEYSYGKVPKKK; encoded by the coding sequence ATGCGTCTCGGGAGAGAACACCACCTCGGATTCCATCAGCGTCACGTGATGCTACTGCTCATCGCCGCCACATTGATCGTCTGGAACCGCCCCGCAAGTTCGAGCGTCGCCGCCGAGAAAAATCAACGCCCGAACATCGTGCTCATCATGGCCGACGACATGGGTTATGAGTGCGTAGGGGCGAACGGGTCGAAGTTTTACAGCACGCCGAATCTTGATCGGTTAGCCGCCGAGGGCATGCGGTTCGAGCATTGTTATTCCCAACCGATTTGCACACCCTCGCGGGTGCAGATCATGACGGGCCGGTACAACTCGCGGAATTACGTGCGGTTCGGGTTGTTGCATCCCAATGAGATCACGTTCGCGAATGTCCTCAAGGACGCCGGTTACAAAACATGCATCGCAGGCAAGTGGCAACTCGAAGGCGGATTTAAAGGCCCGAACAAGTTCGGCTTTGACGAGTATTGTCTTTGGCAACTCACACGGCGGCCATGTCGCTATCCGAATCCCGGCGTCGAAGTCAACGGCAAGACCCTCGACTACACCGATGGCGAATACGGACCGGATATCGTCAGCGATTATCTGGTCGACTTCATCCAGCGTCACAAGGACGAAACGTTCTTGGCGTATTATCCGATGATTCTCCCGCATTGGCCGTTCCAACCCACCCCCGATTCCGACGATTGGGACCCGACCGAAACCAAAGAGTGGCCACGCAAGAAGTGGAACCGCAAACACTTCAAGGACATGGTCGCCTACACGGACAAGATGGTCGGCAAGATCGATCAGGCATTGAAAACCGCTGGCGTGCGGGAGAATACGTTGTTGATCTTCACTTGTGACAACGGCACATACGAGATGATCAAGTCACCGTTCCAAGGCCGCGATTACAAAGGCGGCAAAGGCACCACGCCGAACGCGGGAACTCACGTGCCGATGATCGCGAGTTGGCCTGGCACGATTCAACCGGGCACCGTCTCGCAAGACTTGATCGACTTCAGCGATTTGTTGCCGACGCTCGCCGAAGCCGCCGGTGCCAGTTCAAAAATTCCGCAGGATCGTACGATCGATGGCCGCAGTTTCCTCCCGCAACTCAAAGGCAACGAGGGCAACCCGCGGGACTGGGTCTTCTGCTGGTACGAACGCAACGGCAAACGCGAAGGCAACAACGTCAAACGCTACGCCCGCAACCAAACCTACAAACTCTATCACGACGGTCGCTTCTACAATGTCCCTGCGGACGAACTCGAAAAACGCAACCTGAAGCCCGGTGAGATCGACACCGAAACCAAAGCGGTTCGTCAGGAATTGCGAGCGGTTCTTGATAAACTCGTTGCGGAGGAATCGGAGTACTCCTACGGCAAAGTCCCGAAGAAAAAGTAG
- a CDS encoding DUF5682 family protein, with the protein MNLHLFGIRHHGPGCARSLRAALEELQPDVVVMEGPADAVDALELAAHPEIKPPVAMLIYPPDEPARAVYFPLTVFSPEWQTLRWASENKVPVRLMDLPQSHHFALAKTAEEELAKRIAEETPSEGTDETSETQTEPTERTWRADPLALLAEAAGYQDHEMWWEEQIERRSDATGLFAAILEAMRTVREEFDETRERDLLREAYMRKTLREVLKEKPERIAVVCGAWHTPVLDEDALNGKRTGLKKSDDAKLLKGLPKLKTKATWIPWTHSRLSYQSGYGAGVRSPGWYAHLWNSQETAGTRWIATTARLLRDRDLDASSASVIEAVRLADALAAMRELRSPGLAELNDAVQTVLCHGDATPMRLIRRKLEIGDMLGEVPEDTPAVPLAQDLARLQKSLRLKPTSENRVLDLDLRKENHLARSHLLHRLHSIGIPWGHIEQTGGRVSTFHEVWRIEWQPEFAVAIIEANVWGNTVEAAATAKMVQTSTDANDLSVVTNLLDQAILAGLDAATEPLLDRIQTMAAVGADVRHLMHAMPPLARVARYSDVRGTRAEQIEPILVGIFERITVGLAPACASLDDDAAERMLTGIGHVNESLDTIAKTDQTDEWQQCLRRLMTRNIHPLLRGWCVRVLLEKAAITDDELDTLARRALSSANPPDACAHWVTGLLRGSGLLLLHQDSVWRVFDRWLSGLDAETFIEMLPMIRRAFADFSSPERRQMGEKVKHLATDSASEKPATTATESATLNTERARKVLPVLAHILGVKYDATDQ; encoded by the coding sequence ATGAACCTTCACCTCTTCGGAATTCGGCATCACGGTCCCGGTTGTGCGCGGAGTTTACGGGCGGCTTTGGAGGAGTTGCAGCCGGATGTCGTCGTGATGGAAGGCCCAGCGGATGCGGTAGACGCATTGGAACTGGCGGCTCATCCAGAGATAAAACCGCCGGTGGCGATGCTGATCTATCCGCCCGATGAACCCGCGCGAGCGGTTTACTTTCCGCTAACGGTGTTTTCGCCCGAATGGCAAACGCTGCGGTGGGCATCCGAGAACAAGGTGCCGGTCCGGTTGATGGACCTGCCACAATCACATCACTTTGCCCTCGCAAAAACAGCCGAGGAAGAACTGGCGAAACGGATCGCTGAGGAAACGCCATCCGAAGGCACCGACGAGACATCGGAAACACAGACCGAACCAACCGAACGAACTTGGCGAGCCGATCCGTTGGCCTTGCTTGCCGAGGCGGCGGGGTATCAGGATCATGAGATGTGGTGGGAGGAGCAAATCGAACGTCGTTCCGATGCGACCGGTTTGTTCGCCGCCATTCTCGAAGCGATGCGAACCGTCCGCGAAGAGTTCGACGAAACCCGCGAACGCGATCTGCTCCGCGAAGCCTATATGCGAAAAACATTGCGGGAGGTGTTGAAGGAGAAACCGGAGCGAATTGCGGTCGTTTGCGGAGCGTGGCATACCCCGGTGCTCGACGAAGACGCCTTGAACGGAAAACGGACCGGTCTCAAGAAATCCGATGATGCCAAGTTGCTCAAAGGTTTACCGAAGCTGAAAACGAAAGCGACGTGGATTCCTTGGACGCATTCACGCCTCAGTTACCAAAGCGGTTACGGTGCGGGTGTCCGGTCACCGGGTTGGTATGCTCATCTGTGGAATTCGCAAGAAACCGCCGGGACACGCTGGATCGCCACCACCGCACGGTTGCTAAGAGACCGCGATTTAGACGCATCCTCGGCGAGTGTCATCGAAGCGGTGCGATTGGCCGACGCGCTCGCGGCCATGCGAGAGTTGCGATCACCGGGACTCGCCGAACTCAACGATGCCGTGCAGACGGTTCTCTGTCACGGCGACGCCACACCGATGCGGCTGATTCGACGGAAACTCGAAATCGGCGACATGCTTGGCGAAGTCCCTGAAGACACGCCCGCCGTCCCGTTGGCCCAAGATTTAGCTCGGTTGCAGAAGTCACTTCGACTCAAACCAACGAGCGAAAACCGTGTGTTGGATCTTGATCTCCGCAAAGAAAACCACCTCGCCCGCAGTCACCTGCTGCATCGCCTGCATAGTATTGGAATCCCGTGGGGACACATCGAACAAACCGGCGGTCGAGTTTCCACGTTCCATGAAGTCTGGCGGATCGAATGGCAACCGGAGTTTGCGGTCGCGATCATCGAAGCCAACGTCTGGGGCAACACCGTCGAAGCCGCCGCCACCGCAAAGATGGTTCAAACCAGTACCGACGCGAATGATCTTTCCGTAGTGACAAACCTGCTCGATCAAGCCATTCTCGCCGGTTTGGATGCCGCCACGGAACCGCTGCTCGATCGCATCCAAACGATGGCGGCGGTCGGAGCCGATGTCCGTCATCTCATGCATGCCATGCCGCCGTTGGCCCGAGTCGCGCGGTACAGTGATGTGCGAGGCACGCGAGCGGAACAGATCGAGCCGATTCTAGTTGGCATCTTTGAACGCATCACGGTCGGTCTGGCTCCCGCGTGTGCGTCACTCGACGACGATGCCGCCGAACGGATGCTGACGGGCATCGGGCATGTCAACGAGTCGCTCGACACGATCGCCAAAACCGACCAGACCGATGAATGGCAGCAATGTTTGCGACGGTTGATGACGCGAAACATCCATCCACTGTTGCGAGGTTGGTGCGTGCGAGTCTTGTTGGAGAAAGCGGCCATCACCGATGACGAACTCGATACCCTCGCCCGCCGTGCCCTTTCGTCAGCCAACCCGCCCGATGCGTGTGCCCACTGGGTGACGGGGCTGTTACGCGGGAGCGGATTGCTGTTGCTGCACCAAGACAGCGTGTGGCGTGTGTTCGACCGTTGGCTGTCCGGTTTGGATGCGGAGACGTTTATCGAAATGTTGCCGATGATTCGCCGGGCGTTCGCAGACTTCTCCAGCCCGGAACGCCGGCAAATGGGCGAGAAGGTGAAACATCTCGCGACCGACTCCGCATCAGAAAAACCGGCCACCACCGCAACGGAATCCGCCACACTCAACACCGAACGAGCCCGAAAAGTGCTGCCGGTGTTGGCCCACATTTTGGGAGTGAAATACGATGCCACCGATCAGTAA
- a CDS encoding VWA domain-containing protein, whose product MPPISNDERLRRWRMVLGKSAECGGNRGRGGSAADGEGLPRGLDGDDLQMDHVLEALYDSDRSAGLGSSSPNVNRWLGDIRRYFSKSVVQVMQKDALERLNLHQMLLEPETLETVEANVHLVGTLLTLKNVIPNKTKETARQVVQKVVADLERRLRNPMTEAVRGAISKATRTSRPKAGEIDWHRTIKKNLHNYLPDRGTIIAERLVGYGRKQSSLRDIVLCIDQSGSMATSIVYSSIFGAVLATLRAVSTRLVVFDTEVVDLTDQLQDPVDVLFGTQLGGGTDINRAVRYCRGHITRPSQTIFVLISDLYEGGIAADLLRQTAEMVASGVNMVCLLALSDDGTPCYDEKLAAQMTALGAPSFACTPDLFPSMMATAIQKQDMHTWAAKNDVVIRTGATAEL is encoded by the coding sequence ATGCCACCGATCAGTAACGATGAGCGTCTGCGTCGCTGGCGAATGGTACTCGGCAAGTCGGCGGAGTGTGGAGGAAACCGGGGACGCGGCGGTTCGGCAGCCGATGGCGAAGGTCTGCCCAGGGGGCTTGATGGTGACGACTTGCAGATGGATCACGTCCTCGAAGCCCTTTACGATTCCGATCGCTCGGCCGGTTTGGGAAGTTCCAGCCCAAACGTGAATCGTTGGCTCGGGGACATTCGGCGGTATTTTTCCAAGTCCGTCGTGCAGGTGATGCAGAAAGACGCCCTTGAGCGACTGAACTTGCACCAAATGTTGTTGGAGCCGGAAACGCTCGAAACCGTCGAAGCCAACGTGCATTTGGTGGGCACATTGCTCACGCTCAAGAACGTCATTCCCAACAAAACGAAGGAAACCGCTCGGCAGGTCGTACAGAAAGTCGTGGCCGACTTGGAACGCCGACTGCGAAATCCGATGACCGAAGCCGTCCGCGGTGCGATCAGTAAAGCGACACGCACTTCACGACCAAAGGCCGGTGAAATCGATTGGCACCGCACGATCAAGAAGAACTTGCACAACTATCTGCCCGATCGTGGCACGATCATCGCCGAACGGCTCGTCGGATACGGACGCAAACAATCCTCGCTCCGCGATATCGTATTGTGTATCGACCAAAGCGGTTCGATGGCGACTTCGATTGTGTATTCCAGCATCTTCGGAGCGGTGTTGGCGACGTTGCGAGCCGTTTCCACGCGGCTGGTTGTGTTTGATACCGAGGTCGTCGACCTCACTGATCAGCTGCAAGACCCAGTCGATGTGCTCTTCGGCACACAACTTGGCGGCGGAACGGATATCAATCGGGCGGTGCGGTATTGTCGGGGTCACATCACGCGACCGTCACAGACCATCTTCGTATTGATTTCCGATCTCTACGAAGGCGGTATCGCGGCGGACTTGCTGCGTCAGACGGCCGAAATGGTCGCCAGTGGAGTGAACATGGTCTGTCTCCTGGCTCTCAGTGATGACGGCACACCCTGTTACGATGAAAAGCTCGCCGCCCAGATGACCGCCCTGGGTGCCCCCAGTTTTGCGTGTACGCCGGACCTGTTCCCCTCGATGATGGCTACCGCGATCCAAAAGCAAGACATGCACACCTGGGCCGCCAAGAACGATGTCGTCATCCGAACCGGGGCCACGGCGGAACTGTAA